A stretch of the Anaeromusa acidaminophila DSM 3853 genome encodes the following:
- a CDS encoding histidine triad nucleotide-binding protein has protein sequence MSQDCIFCKIAQKEIPSQIVYEDEQVLVFHDIQPAAPVHVLAIPKRHIDHLLAIEESDAPLLAHMMKVIAKVAASLGLEEKGFRVVSNIKQDGGQTVGHLHWHILGGRAMQWPPG, from the coding sequence ATGTCACAGGATTGTATTTTTTGCAAGATAGCGCAAAAAGAAATTCCTTCTCAAATTGTATATGAGGATGAACAAGTATTGGTTTTTCATGATATTCAGCCGGCGGCGCCAGTTCACGTATTGGCCATTCCTAAACGCCATATTGATCATTTGCTGGCCATTGAGGAAAGCGACGCTCCTCTTTTGGCGCACATGATGAAGGTGATTGCTAAAGTAGCGGCATCTCTGGGGCTCGAGGAAAAGGGCTTTCGGGTGGTCAGCAATATTAAGCAAGACGGCGGTCAGACGGTGGGCCATTTACATTGGCATATTCTCGGCGGTAGAGCAATGCAGTGGCCGCCAGGCTAA
- the rpsU gene encoding 30S ribosomal protein S21: MSEVKVGKNETIDSALRRFKRTCQKAGTLAEVRKREHYEKPSVRRKKKSEAARKRRYH; the protein is encoded by the coding sequence ATGTCAGAAGTCAAGGTAGGAAAAAACGAAACCATTGATAGCGCACTCCGTAGATTCAAGCGTACCTGCCAGAAGGCCGGAACACTTGCTGAAGTGAGAAAACGCGAACACTATGAAAAACCTAGCGTCCGTCGCAAGAAAAAATCCGAGGCTGCCCGCAAACGCCGCTACCATTAA
- a CDS encoding GatB/YqeY domain-containing protein, with protein sequence MSLQERLTEDVKTAMKAREAGKSRLSVLRMVKASIRNLEIDRKKELNDEEVLDVLAKEVKMRRDSMEDFRKGNRPDLVAALEEEIAILAEYLPAQLSEEEVRALVDQAVSQAQAVTAKDMGKVMAILMPQVKGKADGKLVNTLVRERLNQ encoded by the coding sequence ATGTCGTTGCAAGAACGATTGACTGAGGACGTAAAAACGGCCATGAAAGCGCGAGAAGCCGGCAAAAGTCGTCTAAGCGTGCTTAGAATGGTCAAAGCCAGCATTCGAAATCTTGAAATTGATCGTAAGAAAGAACTAAACGATGAAGAAGTTTTGGATGTATTGGCTAAAGAAGTGAAGATGCGCCGGGATTCCATGGAAGACTTCCGTAAAGGAAATCGGCCGGACTTGGTAGCTGCACTTGAGGAAGAAATTGCCATTTTGGCTGAATATCTTCCTGCGCAATTGAGCGAGGAAGAGGTTCGCGCGTTGGTAGACCAGGCAGTATCCCAAGCCCAGGCGGTCACAGCAAAGGATATGGGAAAAGTTATGGCTATTCTCATGCCCCAAGTGAAAGGCAAAGCTGATGGGAAATTGGTAAATACGCTGGTGCGTGAACGACTCAATCAATAA
- a CDS encoding NfeD family protein → MKRYVCLCLFMISCLLSPLCEGAVSLVQVQGEINGVQAAKLSRAIEHAETTGQEAVLLEIDTFGGQVDAAVRMRDRLLRSQVPVFCYVQPRAWSAGALIALACERIYMAPGSSIGAAEPIPATEKNIAALKAEFAATAGQRNRNAQAAAAMVDKTMGYAPYAAPGQILALTSLQAKEAGLADGVADSREEVLRLGGLAGSTLQPRQEQWQDGLAAFLAHPVVKSLLVAVLFLAVMTEIKTAGTGVASLIGLGAAALLFGEPWLGGGGFGLETWLFAGGVLCMLIEMVVPGFGLFGVLGIAGILGAVFLALGGDGAAVGWMALSLLIASILFWWLLKRLPSSPLGRRLILEDAETTAAGFMTQTVRQELLGKIGTVVTPLRLAGTVRLDDELLDVVSEGEYLPVDCKVVVSQLRGATIVVRRYHEEEEEK, encoded by the coding sequence ATGAAGCGCTATGTTTGCCTATGCTTGTTTATGATAAGCTGTTTGTTGTCTCCGCTTTGTGAAGGCGCTGTTTCCTTGGTGCAAGTGCAAGGAGAAATTAATGGCGTGCAAGCGGCTAAATTATCTCGGGCCATTGAACACGCAGAGACAACGGGACAAGAGGCAGTTTTGCTTGAGATTGATACCTTTGGCGGGCAAGTGGATGCTGCCGTGCGAATGCGGGATCGCCTGCTGCGCTCGCAGGTGCCTGTTTTTTGCTATGTGCAGCCTCGGGCCTGGTCTGCTGGGGCTTTAATCGCCTTGGCTTGCGAGCGGATTTATATGGCCCCTGGGAGCAGCATCGGAGCGGCCGAACCCATTCCGGCTACAGAAAAAAATATTGCAGCTCTAAAGGCGGAATTTGCAGCGACAGCGGGACAGCGAAATCGCAATGCCCAGGCCGCGGCGGCGATGGTGGACAAAACCATGGGCTATGCGCCTTATGCAGCGCCTGGACAAATTTTAGCTCTTACCTCTCTGCAGGCTAAGGAAGCAGGTTTGGCGGACGGCGTGGCTGATAGCCGTGAAGAGGTATTGCGCTTGGGTGGTTTGGCCGGCAGTACGCTTCAGCCGCGGCAGGAGCAGTGGCAGGATGGTTTGGCGGCTTTTTTGGCGCATCCCGTAGTGAAATCATTACTTGTTGCTGTTTTGTTTTTAGCGGTTATGACGGAAATTAAAACCGCTGGCACCGGCGTCGCTAGCTTGATAGGCCTTGGGGCGGCGGCTTTGCTTTTTGGCGAGCCATGGCTTGGCGGCGGTGGTTTTGGTTTGGAGACTTGGCTGTTTGCCGGCGGCGTTTTATGTATGTTGATAGAGATGGTTGTCCCAGGCTTTGGCCTTTTCGGCGTCTTGGGGATTGCCGGTATTCTAGGAGCAGTATTTCTTGCGTTAGGAGGAGATGGCGCCGCAGTAGGATGGATGGCTTTAAGCCTACTTATCGCTTCCATTTTGTTCTGGTGGCTGCTGAAACGGCTGCCATCCAGTCCCTTGGGACGTCGCCTGATCTTGGAAGATGCGGAAACAACGGCTGCAGGGTTTATGACGCAGACGGTGCGCCAAGAGCTACTGGGAAAAATCGGTACAGTAGTGACGCCGCTGCGCCTAGCTGGCACGGTTCGTCTGGATGACGAACTTCTTGATGTCGTTTCAGAGGGAGAATATCTTCCTGTCGACTGCAAAGTGGTTGTGAGTCAGTTGCGAGGCGCTACGATTGTCGTGCGCAGATATCATGAAGAGGAGGAAGAAAAATGA
- the floA gene encoding flotillin-like protein FloA (flotillin-like protein involved in membrane lipid rafts) codes for MSALFGSVFVLFVAVVAIAVFLHFVPLGLWISALAAGVRVGIFTLVGMRLRRVPPAKIVMPLIKANKAGLEVNVNQLEAHFLAGGNVDRVVDALIAAQRAQIPLPFERSAAIDLAGRNVLEAVQMSVNPRVLETPLVSAVAMNGIELKIKARVTVRANIDRLVGGAGEATVLARVGEGIVTTVGSSHDHRDVLANPDHISRTVLGKGLDAGTAFEILSIDIADVDVGRNIGAELQTDQAEADKRIAQAKAEERRAMAVAKEQEMRAYTQEMQAKVIESQAEVPQALATALREGKLGALDYYNLSNLMADTKMRETIGSLAPEAVQDTPPRHGG; via the coding sequence ATGAGTGCATTATTTGGTTCGGTGTTTGTCTTATTTGTAGCGGTTGTGGCTATTGCGGTATTCTTGCATTTTGTACCTTTGGGTTTGTGGATTTCCGCATTGGCGGCAGGGGTCCGGGTGGGAATTTTTACGCTGGTGGGCATGCGCTTGCGCCGGGTGCCTCCGGCCAAGATAGTGATGCCCTTGATCAAAGCGAACAAAGCTGGTTTGGAAGTAAATGTAAATCAATTAGAGGCTCATTTTTTGGCCGGTGGCAATGTAGATCGGGTAGTGGATGCGCTTATTGCCGCACAGCGAGCGCAAATTCCATTGCCTTTTGAACGTTCGGCGGCGATTGACTTGGCTGGCCGGAATGTGCTGGAAGCCGTGCAAATGAGCGTTAATCCCCGAGTGTTGGAAACGCCGCTGGTGTCAGCGGTGGCGATGAACGGAATTGAGCTGAAGATTAAAGCGCGTGTGACGGTGCGGGCTAATATCGATCGCCTGGTGGGCGGCGCCGGCGAGGCTACGGTGTTGGCGCGCGTAGGCGAAGGCATTGTTACTACTGTTGGTTCTTCTCATGATCATCGCGATGTATTGGCTAATCCAGATCATATTTCACGCACGGTATTGGGGAAAGGGCTGGATGCCGGTACGGCCTTTGAAATTCTTTCGATTGATATTGCCGATGTGGATGTGGGACGAAATATCGGCGCGGAGCTGCAGACCGACCAAGCGGAAGCGGATAAGCGAATTGCCCAAGCGAAAGCGGAGGAGCGGCGCGCCATGGCTGTGGCCAAAGAACAGGAAATGCGCGCTTATACGCAGGAAATGCAGGCTAAAGTGATTGAGTCTCAGGCGGAGGTTCCCCAAGCGCTGGCAACGGCGCTGCGAGAGGGGAAATTGGGAGCGTTGGATTACTATAATTTGAGCAATCTCATGGCTGATACAAAAATGAGGGAAACTATCGGCAGTTTAGCGCCGGAAGCGGTACAAGACACGCCGCCGCGGCACGGAGGCTGA
- a CDS encoding PhoH family protein yields the protein MAQEVFFLDLHWTFSNMQEAVAILGRQDEFLRLFRERFACRILSRGEELNAHGEEAEVSRLEQLLQVLGQLYREGNPVTEHDIQYSLRMLEAGSGEALRQMFADKVAVTARGRQVRPKTIGQRIYLEAIRHHEITFGIGPAGTGKTYLAVAMAVHLLKQKVVERIILTRPAVEAGEKLGFLPGDLQDKVDPYLRPLYDALYDLLGVETVQRYLVKQTIEIAPLAYMRGRTLEDAFIILDEAQNTTPQQMKMFLTRLGFGSKMVVTGDITQIDLPRSISSGLRQGKKVVEGLQGVAVVELNEGDVVRHELVGRIIKAYEVFEEQGRQEERGISE from the coding sequence ATGGCGCAGGAGGTTTTCTTTTTGGATTTGCATTGGACGTTTTCAAACATGCAAGAAGCGGTAGCGATTCTAGGACGGCAGGATGAGTTTTTGCGGCTGTTTCGCGAGCGCTTTGCGTGTCGGATTTTATCACGAGGAGAGGAATTAAACGCTCACGGCGAGGAGGCGGAAGTGTCTCGGCTGGAACAATTGCTGCAAGTGTTAGGGCAGTTGTATCGTGAGGGAAATCCGGTTACAGAACATGATATACAGTACAGTCTGCGCATGCTGGAAGCCGGTTCAGGAGAAGCGTTGCGTCAAATGTTTGCGGATAAGGTTGCAGTTACGGCGCGCGGCCGGCAGGTGAGGCCCAAGACCATTGGGCAACGGATCTATCTGGAAGCTATTCGACATCATGAGATTACCTTTGGGATCGGTCCGGCTGGTACAGGCAAGACCTATCTGGCGGTGGCGATGGCAGTGCATTTATTGAAGCAAAAAGTCGTAGAGCGGATTATTCTTACCCGTCCGGCGGTGGAAGCGGGCGAAAAACTTGGCTTTTTGCCTGGGGACCTTCAAGACAAGGTAGATCCCTATTTGCGACCTTTATATGATGCGTTGTATGATTTGTTAGGCGTAGAGACGGTGCAGCGCTACCTTGTAAAACAGACTATTGAGATTGCGCCTCTTGCGTATATGCGAGGTCGAACATTGGAAGACGCCTTTATTATCCTGGATGAAGCGCAAAATACGACGCCGCAGCAAATGAAAATGTTCTTGACTCGTTTGGGCTTTGGGTCCAAGATGGTGGTAACTGGAGATATAACGCAGATTGACTTGCCACGCAGCATTTCGTCCGGATTGCGGCAAGGAAAAAAGGTTGTAGAAGGATTGCAAGGAGTTGCCGTTGTAGAGCTTAACGAAGGCGATGTAGTGCGGCATGAGTTAGTAGGGCGGATCATCAAAGCCTACGAAGTGTTTGAAGAGCAGGGACGGCAGGAGGAGCGAGGGATTTCCGAATGA
- a CDS encoding HD family phosphohydrolase: protein MREYLRYWQTIWLVLTEGRNKPLLWRLSIWCATFFFVCVLLSTDFAVDSMSFRPGDVSDRDVLAPRSISYVDVVKTKRLESDVLNSVPTVYDLDGEVLRKTERRVTEIFDGARLALRETDVSKREELLNSMAVSSLPKEFLARLARADAELLEQGEQVSKQALRLILQRGVREEEVEAVRKQLPSEIALLTENTAAASLANETTQLLIAPNFFQNAKETERRRQQALGSVEPVRETIKKGQMIVRRGDVITPEHIQAMRESGLYHDTELRIGQFAGLAALAALVLGMGTFFFYKFIPTVYQDPKRMLLLSLIVTGTLFLGKLAHLYSDYAAPLAAGVLLSTVLLGAKTGFMISVALGALFGVISGFDLRPILMIILGSWMGVFTLSRIDHGYSLPRTGIWMALVQAVTVLAIGLLDDLAPSYIGMQTVIAVMNGIASAVITIGLLPYLEQTFRITTPIKLLDFSRPNHPLLQRLLFEAPGTYHHSVLVGNLAEMAAERVGADPLLVRVGAYYHDVGKIKRPCFFSENQVEGENPHDKLAPSLSTLIVTSHIRDGVELCREYGLPQAIIELIEQHHGSMLVSYFYQRACNEEHGECLAEEDFRYEGPKPQTKEAALLMLADACEASVRSLGKPNQNRIEMMVRKMIKERLHDGQLDECPLAFRDLEAIGDVFVRVLSSMFYTRIEYPDNLRELERRKGKNGNSLKQPTGKDGSDPGDGGNSEESAGESGRTLRAQ from the coding sequence ATGAGGGAGTACCTGAGATATTGGCAGACAATTTGGCTGGTGCTGACAGAAGGACGAAACAAGCCGCTGCTTTGGCGGTTGTCCATATGGTGCGCCACCTTTTTTTTCGTTTGCGTTTTGTTAAGCACTGATTTTGCGGTGGATTCTATGTCTTTTCGCCCAGGGGACGTGAGTGACCGAGATGTGCTGGCGCCGCGCAGCATTTCCTATGTAGACGTGGTGAAAACGAAGCGCTTAGAGTCCGATGTATTAAACAGCGTGCCAACAGTGTATGATCTGGATGGAGAAGTGCTTCGCAAGACGGAACGGCGCGTTACGGAGATTTTTGACGGAGCCCGTCTGGCTTTGCGAGAAACGGATGTTTCTAAACGCGAAGAACTGTTGAACAGCATGGCTGTCTCTTCTTTGCCAAAGGAATTTTTGGCGCGACTGGCGCGAGCGGATGCGGAACTGCTGGAACAGGGAGAACAGGTGAGTAAACAAGCTCTGCGTTTGATTTTACAGCGGGGCGTGCGTGAAGAGGAAGTAGAAGCCGTGCGCAAGCAATTGCCTTCAGAAATCGCATTGCTGACGGAAAATACTGCGGCAGCGTCTTTAGCCAACGAAACGACGCAGCTTCTTATAGCGCCTAATTTTTTTCAAAACGCGAAAGAGACAGAGCGGCGACGACAGCAGGCGCTGGGTAGCGTCGAGCCGGTACGGGAAACGATAAAGAAAGGGCAGATGATTGTGCGGCGGGGCGATGTTATCACTCCGGAGCACATCCAAGCCATGCGCGAGTCCGGCCTTTACCATGACACAGAACTGCGCATAGGGCAGTTTGCAGGCTTAGCGGCTCTGGCCGCGTTGGTTCTGGGGATGGGAACTTTTTTCTTTTATAAGTTTATACCGACGGTATATCAGGATCCTAAACGCATGCTGCTACTGAGCCTTATTGTTACCGGCACCTTATTTTTGGGGAAACTGGCGCATTTGTATTCGGACTATGCGGCGCCATTGGCTGCGGGGGTTCTTCTGAGCACGGTGCTGTTAGGAGCTAAAACCGGTTTTATGATCAGCGTGGCGCTGGGGGCGTTATTTGGAGTTATTAGCGGGTTCGATTTGCGGCCGATCCTTATGATTATCCTGGGAAGCTGGATGGGCGTATTTACGCTTTCTCGCATTGATCATGGCTATAGCTTGCCTCGCACAGGCATTTGGATGGCCTTGGTGCAGGCTGTGACTGTGTTGGCTATTGGCTTGCTGGATGATTTAGCGCCCAGTTATATCGGCATGCAGACGGTTATTGCCGTCATGAACGGAATTGCTTCAGCAGTAATTACGATTGGCTTGCTGCCTTATTTGGAGCAAACTTTTCGTATTACTACGCCCATTAAACTTCTTGATTTTTCAAGGCCAAACCATCCTTTGCTGCAGCGCCTGCTGTTTGAAGCGCCAGGCACGTATCATCATAGCGTGCTGGTGGGAAACTTGGCGGAAATGGCGGCGGAACGAGTCGGGGCGGATCCGTTGCTTGTACGTGTTGGCGCCTATTATCACGACGTAGGGAAGATTAAGAGGCCTTGCTTCTTTAGTGAAAATCAAGTCGAAGGGGAGAATCCTCATGACAAGCTGGCGCCTTCGCTGAGCACTCTTATTGTTACTTCCCATATTCGGGACGGCGTGGAGTTATGCCGCGAGTATGGCTTGCCTCAGGCCATTATTGAGCTGATTGAGCAGCATCATGGTTCGATGCTTGTTTCTTATTTTTATCAGCGCGCTTGCAATGAAGAACATGGCGAGTGTTTAGCAGAAGAAGATTTTCGCTATGAAGGGCCCAAGCCGCAAACCAAGGAGGCGGCGCTGCTTATGCTGGCAGATGCTTGCGAGGCCTCGGTTCGCTCCTTAGGAAAACCCAACCAAAATCGCATTGAGATGATGGTGCGAAAAATGATCAAAGAGCGTCTTCATGACGGGCAACTGGATGAATGTCCCTTGGCTTTTCGCGATTTAGAAGCTATTGGCGATGTGTTTGTACGAGTATTGTCCAGCATGTTTTATACTCGCATTGAGTATCCTGATAATTTGAGGGAATTGGAGAGGCGGAAAGGGAAAAATGGAAATAGTCTTAAGCAACCGACAGGAAAAGATGGCAGTGACCCCGGCGATGGAGGAAACAGTGAAGAAAGTGCTGGGGAAAGCGGCAGAACTTTACGGGCTCAGTGA
- the ybeY gene encoding rRNA maturation RNase YbeY: MAVTPAMEETVKKVLGKAAELYGLSEGVEVGVTFLDDAAIQELNRDYRDKDRPTDVLSFALNEGDEPEIVDAPEEELLGDILISLETTARQAEEYGHSLERELAYLTVHGMLHLLGYDHEEPADQAEMRLEEEAVLAALGIVRGQEE; encoded by the coding sequence ATGGCAGTGACCCCGGCGATGGAGGAAACAGTGAAGAAAGTGCTGGGGAAAGCGGCAGAACTTTACGGGCTCAGTGAAGGCGTAGAGGTCGGCGTAACTTTTTTGGACGATGCTGCCATTCAAGAACTTAATCGTGACTATCGTGATAAAGATCGGCCTACGGACGTGCTCTCTTTTGCCCTTAATGAAGGTGATGAGCCGGAAATTGTCGATGCGCCGGAGGAAGAGCTGTTGGGGGACATTTTGATTTCATTGGAAACAACAGCCAGGCAAGCGGAAGAATACGGGCATAGTTTAGAACGAGAGCTAGCGTATTTGACAGTACATGGCATGCTTCATTTACTGGGGTATGATCATGAAGAGCCAGCAGATCAAGCGGAAATGCGCCTGGAGGAAGAGGCGGTCTTAGCGGCTTTGGGCATTGTGAGAGGACAGGAAGAATGA
- a CDS encoding cytidine deaminase: MSSAERWQAVLEAALAARTRAYAPYSRFAVGAAVQTKSGVIYSGCNVENASYGLTVCAERTALFQAIAAGEREFSLLAVVADTPQPVAPCGACRQVMAEFEVDTIVLANLAGDVSVYRLEELLPAAFRGETIKHE, encoded by the coding sequence ATGAGTTCTGCAGAACGATGGCAAGCTGTCCTTGAGGCGGCTCTTGCGGCGAGAACCCGTGCGTATGCGCCGTATTCTCGATTTGCTGTAGGAGCGGCGGTGCAGACGAAAAGCGGTGTAATTTACAGCGGCTGCAATGTGGAAAATGCTTCGTATGGTTTAACTGTATGCGCTGAGCGAACCGCTTTGTTTCAAGCAATAGCGGCAGGAGAACGTGAGTTTTCTTTGCTGGCGGTTGTGGCGGATACGCCGCAGCCCGTAGCGCCATGCGGCGCATGCCGCCAAGTGATGGCGGAGTTTGAAGTAGATACTATTGTGCTGGCGAATCTGGCCGGAGACGTCTCTGTCTATCGGCTGGAGGAACTGCTGCCAGCAGCATTTCGGGGGGAAACGATAAAACATGAATGA
- the era gene encoding GTPase Era: MNDKNFKSGFVAVVGRPNVGKSTLINSLIGQKVLIMSDKPQTTRNKIMCVLTQEDAQILFIDTPGIHKPKHKLGELMVQTAQSTLKEVDVVLMVADGTASFGSGEEYIIEQLRAVRTPVILAINKIDMLSKEAVFPIIRQYQERFDFQAIVPISALEHIQLEALVDEIKTHLEPGPQYYPEDMITDQPERLVIAEMIREKALHLTREEIPHAIAVEIEEIKTRPNEDLYVRAVIYVERESQKGIVIGAKGGLLKEIGRLAREDVQGLLGSKVYLDLWVKVKKDWRNRDVMLRTLGYKGE, from the coding sequence ATGAATGATAAAAATTTTAAATCTGGTTTTGTGGCAGTTGTCGGACGACCTAATGTAGGGAAATCCACCTTGATTAACAGCCTGATAGGGCAAAAAGTTTTGATTATGTCCGATAAACCGCAAACAACGCGCAATAAGATTATGTGCGTATTGACCCAAGAGGATGCGCAAATTCTCTTTATTGACACGCCTGGTATTCATAAGCCTAAGCATAAGCTGGGAGAATTAATGGTGCAAACAGCTCAATCCACGCTAAAAGAAGTGGATGTGGTGCTGATGGTGGCCGACGGTACGGCTTCTTTCGGTTCTGGAGAAGAATATATTATAGAACAACTGCGAGCGGTTCGTACGCCGGTGATTTTGGCGATCAATAAAATTGACATGCTCAGCAAAGAGGCGGTATTCCCTATTATTCGCCAGTATCAGGAGCGCTTTGATTTTCAGGCTATTGTACCGATTTCAGCGCTAGAGCATATCCAACTGGAGGCTTTGGTTGACGAGATTAAAACCCATTTGGAGCCAGGGCCGCAGTATTATCCGGAGGATATGATTACAGACCAGCCGGAACGCCTGGTAATTGCGGAAATGATCCGTGAAAAAGCGTTGCATTTAACCCGCGAGGAAATTCCGCATGCCATTGCCGTAGAAATTGAAGAGATTAAAACAAGACCGAATGAAGATCTTTATGTGCGCGCGGTTATTTATGTGGAGCGGGAGTCTCAAAAAGGCATTGTTATTGGCGCTAAAGGAGGACTTCTGAAAGAGATTGGCCGCTTGGCGCGGGAGGATGTTCAAGGCCTTTTGGGTTCTAAAGTGTATTTGGATTTATGGGTAAAAGTAAAGAAAGATTGGCGCAACCGCGATGTGATGCTGCGCACGTTAGGATATAAGGGTGAGTAA
- a CDS encoding DUF502 domain-containing protein — MKRIFRFSISKYFVNGLIILVPVTITLTVVLTIFNFTETWIGKVLPIKFPGMGVLAVALLIVLVGWFSSNWIMKEILRFGDRMIASIPVVNFLYKSVQQVSKAMLGSQQTFRQAVLVAYPGTEAKAIGFLASPLSTELADAVDEESVCVYIPFSFNMTAGLNLIVARKDVVFLDVAPESALQYVLTGGAIMPKGTTPKV; from the coding sequence ATGAAACGCATTTTCCGCTTTTCCATTTCCAAGTATTTTGTAAACGGACTCATTATTTTAGTTCCGGTTACAATTACATTGACTGTGGTTTTGACTATTTTTAACTTTACGGAAACATGGATTGGTAAGGTGCTGCCGATTAAGTTTCCGGGGATGGGAGTATTAGCGGTAGCGTTGCTGATAGTTTTGGTTGGATGGTTTTCATCCAACTGGATCATGAAGGAAATTCTTCGTTTTGGCGATCGGATGATAGCATCCATTCCAGTAGTCAACTTTTTGTATAAAAGCGTGCAGCAAGTATCCAAAGCTATGCTGGGATCTCAGCAGACATTTCGTCAAGCTGTATTGGTGGCGTATCCAGGGACGGAAGCAAAAGCTATCGGCTTTTTGGCATCGCCTCTTTCTACAGAGCTGGCAGATGCAGTGGATGAGGAGTCTGTATGCGTATATATACCTTTTAGTTTTAATATGACCGCCGGTCTGAATTTGATTGTGGCGCGCAAGGATGTTGTTTTTCTGGATGTAGCGCCGGAGAGCGCCTTGCAGTATGTTTTGACTGGCGGGGCTATTATGCCTAAGGGAACAACGCCGAAGGTATAG
- a CDS encoding hemolysin family protein, with translation MVAINGFFVVAEFSLVRVRKTRLEELIHQGNLRAKLTQRIVMAIDTYLSAIQLGVTLASLALGWLGEPAIASLLEPALRFVAPNSMLLVQSISIVVGFTLITLMHVVLGELIPKSLAIQQTEKMALLVSRPLYLFHKVGYPVITLFDHTAAFFLRHLGIKRASESELAHSEEELRMLVSASRRGGVLDPMESELIDNVFDFADRIAREVMVPRQDMVCLFMEKSYEENLQVVKESNHTRYPLCLRDKDHVIGMIHLRDLMYNEFETTPLGDIKRLMREILVVPESISVAKLLQLMRRRRIHMAVVIDEYGGTAGLVSLEDVIEEIVGEIQDEHDEVLEREVQRGLDGSFEFDGLVLLDEVFSLLNLRQDEHEEDTLGGYIFGKLGRRPEIGDSVSIDSYQFTVLRVTGFRITRVRAVPLPNLPEKEQEE, from the coding sequence TTGGTTGCTATTAACGGCTTTTTTGTTGTGGCCGAATTTTCTTTAGTGCGAGTGCGCAAAACAAGGCTGGAGGAATTGATTCATCAAGGGAATCTTCGCGCTAAGCTGACCCAGCGCATTGTTATGGCGATCGATACGTATCTGAGCGCTATTCAATTGGGCGTAACCTTGGCGTCGTTGGCTTTGGGCTGGCTGGGAGAACCGGCGATTGCTTCCTTGCTGGAACCTGCGTTGCGTTTTGTAGCGCCTAATAGCATGTTGTTGGTGCAGAGTATTAGTATTGTTGTTGGTTTTACTTTAATCACCTTGATGCATGTTGTGTTGGGGGAACTTATTCCTAAATCATTGGCTATTCAACAGACGGAAAAAATGGCGCTGTTGGTGTCACGGCCGCTTTATCTGTTTCATAAGGTTGGTTATCCTGTTATTACGCTGTTTGATCATACGGCCGCTTTCTTCTTGCGCCATCTTGGCATTAAGCGCGCCAGTGAAAGCGAGCTGGCTCATTCGGAAGAAGAATTGCGGATGTTGGTTAGCGCCAGTCGTCGCGGAGGCGTATTGGACCCCATGGAGAGCGAGCTGATCGATAATGTATTCGATTTTGCAGACCGCATTGCCAGGGAAGTCATGGTGCCGAGACAAGATATGGTGTGTCTTTTCATGGAAAAATCGTATGAAGAGAATCTTCAGGTAGTGAAAGAAAGCAATCATACTCGCTATCCTTTGTGTTTGCGGGATAAGGATCATGTGATTGGCATGATTCATTTGCGGGATTTAATGTATAACGAGTTCGAGACAACGCCGCTGGGGGATATAAAGCGGTTGATGAGGGAAATTTTGGTGGTGCCGGAAAGCATTTCTGTAGCTAAACTATTGCAGCTCATGCGGCGCAGGCGCATTCACATGGCAGTGGTCATTGACGAATATGGCGGCACCGCCGGCCTTGTTTCTCTAGAAGACGTGATTGAAGAGATCGTCGGGGAAATACAGGATGAACATGATGAAGTGCTGGAGCGAGAAGTTCAGCGGGGCTTGGACGGGTCTTTTGAATTCGATGGGCTGGTATTGCTGGATGAGGTCTTTTCCTTATTGAATTTACGTCAAGACGAACATGAAGAAGATACGCTGGGCGGGTATATCTTTGGCAAGCTGGGACGCCGCCCGGAAATTGGCGACAGTGTGTCTATTGATTCCTACCAGTTTACGGTGCTGCGAGTCACCGGCTTTCGTATTACCCGGGTGAGGGCGGTGCCTTTGCCGAATTTGCCGGAAAAGGAGCAAGAAGAATGA